In bacterium, the DNA window CAACGCCCTGCCCGACCCGGCCACCCTTTTCGTGATCGGCGCCTTTCTCGTGATGGGTGCCTCTCAGTTGGCCGTCACGATGGAGTGGCAGGTCGAGAAGACGATCACCCGGGATGTGAGCGTGCCGATGCTCGACGCGACCGGGGCAAGCGTGGTGGACCCGGTCAGCGGCAACCCCCTGATGGTGCCCGCGCTCGATCCAGCCACCGGTGAGACACGCCGGGAAAAGGTGAGTGTGCCGGTTCGCCCGCGCAGCCTGCTGGATGCAGATGGTCTCTACTGGGCCGTCTCCCACCTGGTCGACAACTTCAAGAACTTCCCACCGCTGGCGATCGTGCTCGTCGGCATGCTCGGCATCGGGCTGGCGGACAAGAGCGGCTTCATCGGAGCGCTCCTCAAGGCGGTGCTGGTGGCGGTGCCTCCGCGTCTGCTCACGCCCACCGTCTTCCTGGTGGGAGTGCTCTCCTCGATCGGATTGGATGCCGGATACGTCGTGCTGCCCCCCGTCGCTGCGGCCCTGTTTGCTGCGGTGGGCCGATCGCCCCTGGTTGGATTGGCTGCGGTCTTCGCCGGTGTCTCCGCGGGCTTCAGCGCCAACCTGGTCGTGACCAGCCTCGACGTGATCCTGGCGGGCTTTTCCACCTCTGGTGCCCAATTCCTCGACGCCACCTATCAAGTCCCTGCGACGGCCAACCTGGCCTTCCTGCGCGCCTCCACTGTGCTGCTCGTGGGCGTCGGCTGGGCCACCACCGCATGGTGGGTCGAGCCCCGTTTCGCCCGCAAGCAGGCCGAGGACGGCGGCGCCAGCGAAGCCGACCCGGAAGCCCTGCGCCTGGTGGATACGGAACGCCGGGGCCTTCGGGCAGGAGGGCTCACCCTGGCCGT includes these proteins:
- a CDS encoding AbgT family transporter, encoding MSLLDRIERVGNALPDPATLFVIGAFLVMGASQLAVTMEWQVEKTITRDVSVPMLDATGASVVDPVSGNPLMVPALDPATGETRREKVSVPVRPRSLLDADGLYWAVSHLVDNFKNFPPLAIVLVGMLGIGLADKSGFIGALLKAVLVAVPPRLLTPTVFLVGVLSSIGLDAGYVVLPPVAAALFAAVGRSPLVGLAAVFAGVSAGFSANLVVTSLDVILAGFSTSGAQFLDATYQVPATANLAFLRASTVLLVGVGWATTAWWVEPRFARKQAEDGGASEADPEALRLVDTERRGLRAGGLTLAVVLSILMLCTWIPGGPLHGDDGRFPRWVAAIVPLIFLAFLLPGLAYGFRTGSLKSDRDVAKMLGEVMAGMGPYIVLAFFAAQFVEFFRYSGLGEMSAIAGGGLLARADLPAPLLMVSFVAVVALSNLFIGSMSAKYAFFAPVFVPMLMQVGISPELTQAAYRVGDSITNVITPLNPYLVIILVFMQRYVPRAGIGTLVALMIPYAVTFFVAWSFLLVAWMLLGIPLGPGGPLEY